cggacaaaccaaacactggctctagaaaAGGGCTTTCGTATTTttcgtggccaccgtaggttcttctacatgcttggaaggggaggatgAGGCGTATTCAGCTGCTTGCAATCTGCCaactcaccactagatgccactaaatcccacacactggtcctttaaaatgcACTTCGTTGGATTTTATGATCTCTCGAGAACTTAAGTGAAGAATTCTGTACATTacccaacaaaaacaataaataacatgtATGTGCTACACTTAATATTTCCATTATGAGTAACTGTGACATTAagcaaaatatacacaaaccaaactgagtgaaaaaataaattaccGAAATAAGAGTTAATAAAGGAATTTAGATTTAAGTATGTTTTGTGTTATTGCCGCATCTGAAGACAAACCATTTGTGAACCAGCAGTTATATCTAAAATCATAACACTTTTCATTAATAAAATCATACAGTGGCCAACTACTTAAAAAGAACCTtacattataaattataaacTATTGACCTATGACAGCTTGTCAGTCACCACATAAGGAGCACTATCAGCAGCCAACTACTCTATCAGGAAACAGCTTTCGGATTAAAACTACAATCATCAATCTAACACCTTCCCAGTCAACCAATCAAACTGTTAAAAGGCCATGATATGTCGGCATCATTTTCAGGCAATACGGTTTGGCAATTTTAACATACACAATTTCATAAATAAGAATTTTGATCCTCATACTGCATTATGTTCTTCATTAAGAATatgttgcatttatttaatCAGCATCATCACCGTCCGTACCTGCTTCATCTCAGTATGACGGCTTTTGACTTTGAGAGTCAGGAAATTGCATCTACAATTGAACAGTTGAATTTAGGCACACACGAAAAAAATGGAAACTAAACGCTTCAAACTGAAATACAAATGAGATTGATTGAGTTTTTGGTTGCAGGgaagaaaaatatcaaactacTATTAATGGCAATCCTTGCTCTTCCATATTGCTTTAAAATGCCACCTGTCTATCATGGCCAATACCAACACCTTTAGTCTGGACAGAATAATCAGTCCTTCCTGGTCCTCCTCTGGACTCTGTGCAACTATGATGGCTGAGATTCTGTCTCACAAGGGGCGCTGTGACTTTGTTCTGATTCCACCttttcctgctcctcctcctcctcctcctgaaccacttcttcttcttcttcctcttcctcctcctcctcctgcttctgctgctgctgctgctgctgtggctgcgGCTCCTCTGATTGGATCTCACTCTCTATGTCTTTGGTGGGTCTTTCCTCTTCCCCGATCTCTTTCTCATCTGAGGAGAAGAAGTGCAAGTCAGACATGTAAATAACCAGcgagagaagagacagaagggTGAGAGAAAAGGTGGaggtaagagagaaagagtgagctTTTAAGATTATGTGAATACATCAAACGATTGGTTGTTGGGAGTTAAAAACAGTGATAAATCAGAGGAAATCAGCGGCATTCTTTTTGTTAAGATAAACATGAGTTAAACAGGAGTTGACTGACAATGGAGTTCAACAACAAAGCCTCATGAGGgtaattaaaactgaaaaatatctgtCAGCGTCAACAACAACAGAGGCTCTGCTGTTTCAGATACACATATGTCAGGAATATAATTACATTGTTAGAATCATTgcaatttaataaaatgattagCATGTTTCACTGTGGATCTAAAAAATCAAATGAGATTCATCGACATGCACCATTATTTGCATACTTGAAGATTCATTCcgttaaatagaaaataatctgtCCAGCCTGTGGCGTAAAGGAAGACTTGTTGAGCCCTGTTTGGAAAGGATTAATATTCCAGGAGGAGATAGGCAATAAAATATTTGCTCTGTTCTTCTACTAAACTCATTGCTCTGGATCACACAGTCCAATTACAGATGGCGGTTTGTGATAATCGAGGATACTCTGAGGGAAAAATCACATGACGTACGTCACCTGCTGAActaaaaatgaatggaaacacaGGTGTGGATGCATTAAATCTCAGACATATGCTGACTTAAATGGGACTTAAAGTTTCAGGATGAACAACATGTTCACCTAATCGGAGGTATTTGACACTGTAATTAAAACTGGGATCAAGGGAAAATGTGTTAAGATAACTAATCAGCGCTCTTATATTAAAATCACTCAAGCTCCCCTCAGGAAATATATCCCATCCAAATGGGgattaaacacaaaaatgacactTTGTGCACGAAATATTagacactgatgttttttttttttttttttttacatgaagtGACTCAAACAGACACAAGTCCAATCTGTTTTTGACCAAATGTAGGCGTAGAAGAGGACCAGAGATGGTTTCTTGAGACAATTTAGACATAAATATAGTAAACTGATCAATTACAAAGTTGGTCTAAATATTTTGTACACTCAGTGAAGACCAAATCTGGGTCAAAgaagtattttatttcatatggCACCAAATATTTAGAGCTGATCCACCAATGCTTCATCAGATTTCAGTTAAAGCATTTacaattgtgatttttttttaactttgtagGATGAATTGCAAATCTCCAAAGCGGATTTGTACTTGTAAAAACTATTTGACCCAAGTCTGGTGTAGTCATCCAGGAACTGCTAAAACCCATTATTGCTTTAGTGTTACCAGAAGTAGTGATTTGTGATAGGCATAGACTGTGCTCTATAATGTTATGGATAGGATTCTATAGCCAAGAAAAGTGACTCATTTGGGAGCTaatcaaatcaattaatcagttcaAATTAAGCCAGATCAGACAgtgcagggagaggaggagagtctGGGGAACCTGGACTCTGCAGAGGTCGGTTCTGAGGGTTCTTTGGACTGTGCTGGATCTGGAAACTGTGGACCATATTCCACGGAGCCGGAGCCTTAGCTAGAGGCAAGATCACACTGTTAAACCCACTGGTCACTGTAATACTGCACAGTTAAGTGTGCTCACAGGTCTGACAAAGGAAATGTACTGTGGAACTTCTATGAATGTAAATTTAACGGATACAGGATGTTGAGACGGATGAAATTCATGCTTGATTGCTGCTGTTTCTACTTTGCACTAACGAAGAATCAGTTTCCAAAACGATACTGACTAACAGGTATGACTCACACTCTTTAACCAGTATGCCACTCAAAGacatttgtttgcattttccCTCCAACTGGTTTGAttatgttgcaccaccatgacAACAAACAAGAAAGTCGTCCTCATCTAGCAAGAACCAGGTCTGCAAGAGCATGAACTTTTCTACTGATCTCTGTATTTCAGACACTGAGAGATCACTTTGAAGGAGATGACAGGTATTCTATATCTCGTGTATTTCTCAGTTTTAAAACTACAATCACAAAAACACTCGGTAGATTCCTGTAGCAGAGAAGATGATGATATTTGAAGGTGGTGCTGTCTCACCTCCGCTGGCTCCCTGCTCACTAACAACTACAAAAGGATAAAAGTTGGCATCATTAAAGATGGGAAAAGaatcaaacacaaactaaagaaaaaatTCAACTGGAGCGCTACACTAAGAAGCATTTGACACGGGTGGTTAGGACACGGAGTAAGTTACATAAAAAacagtgtatgagtgtgtgtgtgtgcgtatgcaGGTCTCTCTCAGGAGTGTAGCAAACATGTTCAAAGTCTCAACCAATTTTCTCAGTTGcctttctttttgtctgatCTCAGATATTTATTTCAGTCCGTCTCTGATCGTTCCTCCAGTGTGTAGaaccttttatttttctacaattTCAGCATCAGTCTTAATTAGGACTTCTCTTCAGCATTGCTCTTgactttaacacattttttcgCTTTTTTTTCCCAGACCTGAGGAGACCTGATTGGTCTTGCTTGCTGATTGTGTGTGTccgtctgtgtatgtgtgttcttcTGTACCTCCAGAAGGGGGCGtgctctcctctgtgtctgtccCAGAGCGTGGTGTTGGTCCAGGGGAACGTGATTCTGCACGCAGCCTCCTCTCATAGCTAAACTCTGGGAGCCTGGGAGCCTGAGGGCGGGTTTTCCTAGCTGGATTCAGGAAGTAGCAATATGCGCAACGAAAGGCTGGGGAGAGgagaataaagagagagagaaggagaaagaaaacaagagcgAGCGAAACAGAAAGAGGCGGTATTAAAAGAGAAGATTGCATCAGTTTACCCAGTAGGACAAAGCCCAAGTATCAAGATTCCCCTGGTTAATAATCCCAGTTTGCCTTACAATGATCTCCTGAAGTTTGTAATCTCAAAAACTTCACTTGCATTACGTTCTCTCTTGATGGTCCTTCTCACTAAATGTGgtagtgtgtttctgtctctcttacCTAGATATTCAAACTCTTCTTTCAGAGCCATGCCGTTATGAGAGAAACACTGTTGGCAGATCAATGCGTATCtgtaggaaagaagaaagatcAGTGGGAGAGAGACTGCTTGAGATCATAAATCTGTGATGTTCGGTGTATTCCAGGAGTTCTTTCACAATAGTTAAATCTCTAGTTATCTGCCCCTACGTTAGTCAGTGATTACCTGTTTTCCCAGAAGACATGTACCTCTGTGCTTTACTTTTCAATACAAATATGGCCAAATATGTACAAGAAATAGAAAAGTATGGGGTGTGTCTGTGATCAAGGGTTCCACCCAACTCTCGTAGGAAAAGTTATGGAAGCAGTAGATCTGCAGATGTAGACATGTCGCTGTCATCTGCGGGAAAGGACATTAAAAGCTTCTGCAATTATAACACTAACAATGAGctgcagccttttttttccttttcacagTGGTTGtagttattagttatttttcCAGTAGGAAGCAACATCAACATGTCTTCATCTACAGGTCTAAACTAATACAAATTGATACTGATCCAGTACTATAGATGGGGCAGGTTAGCATGTATAGAGGTAGTCTGACAATGACTAAACACCACTCCCTTGTGGAGAATCTGCAGACTGCTAAATGAGGACGTGACTTTGGTATGTTACAAGCTACATCCATGAGGTGCTttagatctaaaaaaaaaaaacactgtctttACCTGTTCTGTGGTCCATCCCCTACCAGGTACTCAACCACTCGGTCCACAGCTCCTCTGTCTTTGGGCAGAATGGGTCTTGCTAATGGAGGACCTGGAGGATGCATGCCtgcaataacacacacatggagattattatacacacacacagagagaaaatgcaTTACTCTTTTTAAATTCAGGAATAATTTAGAGTGTGTTTTTGGATGGTTTAAGAGGTTTATATTTAATTCAACAGACTTCTGATGTGTACTGCCATTCTGGTGGGGCCTAAACCAGGTAATTGGATCAAACAAACCCCAAATTTAAATCACAGAAACCAGCTACAGCTGATAATTCTTCTTTCATACCAAAATATACGGTGTTATACGAGGATGTACTCCATTTCAACCTACCGACACCAGGTATAGGGGAGCAGGGGGTCCTGGGTACTGCCCCCTGGAGGACAGACGCAGACAGAGCAGATCTCTCCGGTGGTCCTCCTGGAGCTGAGAGAGGGACAGGTTCTGGAGGGAGAGCAACATGTAATAAAGACACAGACTGATGTCTAAAAGAACTGAGTCAAAGGCAACTGGTCTTGCTGTTTATTCCAGTTGCCTTTGACTTCGCCCGTAGCCTGGCCGACTGAGAGTCTGCAGGGACCGGCGAGAGATGTGACTTGTAATGTTCCTCAATGAAACATCACAACTGACAAGCTCTCGGTGTCTGTGATCCTGCTACATACTTCGTTAAGTATCTCTGTTTGTCCCCTTACCCACAGGTGTGCCCCCTGGTCCCAATGGGGTCTGTGCTCCACGTTGGGGAGTCATTACCATGGCAGCTGGGGTGCCCATTGGCATGGGTCTCATTGCCACCCCCCTCTGGCGAATCtctgaggagaggaaaggaattCATTAAGAAAAATTCTTTTGcggagaaaataatttaatgtgtatccttttgttgtatttcagtAACAAGGAATCGTTGGCCTGAGCTCCATCAAAACCGCACATTAAATTTGAAATGTCACGCTTTTATCTTTTGGTTGTGTATTTCTGCATGTGTTGTACCTTGTCCTGGTCTGGGAGTCATCTGAGGACGCACCGGAGTCGACTCCAGCTCCTGCAACATAGCAACAGTGAACAAAACCgacaaatgtcaaacaaaacaaaaataaaatacaagataCGATTAAGAAACATtcaggcaaaacaaaaaaaaactagacAACAGCACTCACAGCTTTCTTCTTGGCTTCGGGATCAAAACGTTCCAGGATGAGTTTGGCGTTTTTGTACGTCTCCGTTTCCATCACTTCCTCAAGCTGAAAGCATAAACCGGGGAAACTTTAGTTCTAACATGCAGACTGAATTGTGGTCTCTTGGTTAAAACACAAAGGAGAATCACGGCAAACCTCAGACAGAATCATTCATCTGATGTCGGGCAAAGtctgaataaatatatataagataatagaccccccccaaaaaaggtTTTGACATGAGTCATCAGTgaaaaaaaccaacagaaaGCAGCTGTAATGACCAGCTTGTTTGACAAATCATCATGCTGATGACAAGAAATACTATTTTACATATGAAATAAAGATCAAAATGTTGCACTCCTGCATCCCATAACATCCCAACTCTCTTTAAACAAGTCAGTAAAAAAGACACAACTGTGAAGGATTTGACACTTACAATCTTTTTTTTGGCAACCTTTAAATCTTCTAGTTTATCATctaaaaaagaagcagaaacaactttagttcattaaaaaaaactaaaaatcaatttcatttccattcacttcTGCTCTGAAATGGAATATGTCAGATGTATTCAGAAATGGTGTACTCTTAATACAAGTTAATGAGTTTGTATTACAAAGTGGTTTTTGATGTTTAGAACACAAAAGCTGTTTGTCTTTATAGGCAGACTATAAAATCAATGTAATCACTGTAAGAAATGTGTAACAGTTACTGTAAGTACGACAACAGTAACAGTGTGGTGAGTCGTGAGCCCGTTAGAGACCGTTGAGATTAACAAAAGCCTGAAAAAGACATAGGAGGTTTTAACTGAATGAAGAGGTGAACAGAGGGAGACTGACAGACAACTTACTGTTTCTCTCAGTGCGTTtggaaaagataaaaatcaaCAACTTCCTGATGAACCACACCCTGGtgaagagaaagataaagacaGTCAAAGAGAGAAGTAATTATTCCTCATTATCAACATCCGATTAAAACTTGTCAACTAACACAAGAACAAACTAAAGATATATTTGTATCTGCTCACTGTAGAGCATAGAAAATTCAAGGACTTAAAAACCAGATTCAAAATAACACATCTGTACTTTGCAGAGGATTGTAAAACATCTTGGAAAACAGCACAGACACTCACAGCACTGGGTATATGAAGAAAGGCAGGGCCATGGCTAGTCTCTCCAACCATTGTTCAGGTAGGTAGAGACAGTAGACGATCAGAGAGACCAGCAGGTAAAGAACCGACGAGTAGAAAAGCAACCAGCCGACCCACAGCTGCAGAAAGATGCACATAGATACGTTGATGAGGAAAAGGAAACCAAACAATCCGAGAACGTCACTGTCCATATTTTGCTGAATTTACCTTTTGCAGACGCTGGTTTTTAGCTCTAAACTCCTCCAGCTCTTTAATCTCCTACAAGAGATAGATGGAGGTTAAAGGTTATTTAAACACTGACAGATAATCAATCTTCAATAATCAAATGTTACGTAGAGTTCACAGTCTTTCGGTTTCCGGGAGAGGGATTtgctttttgtgctttctcatttCATTTGGGATACTCATTTATGAGTTATGGTTTCAGCTCGGTGCCGCATCCCTTCTTCATTAAACAAGTGACCTTTCTCATGACTCAGGATCAATAAAAGTTAGCTCAGTAACTATGCTGACTAAAACATGGAATTTCTGCCTCATGTTCAGTTACGTTCATCCCCTTTTTTTCAGTAATCCAGGCCACAGCTGACTGTATAACCCCATTAAGAAAAAGGTCATTTGCAAACTTGTAGGTATACATCTTCTATGCTAAAAGAAATGTGTGAACACATAAAATCAGACACAATATTTAGTCAGTACCTTGTCCAAGTTCTCCAGCTGCTCAACTGTTGTTGGCTTTGTCTGGATGGAGGGTAAAGATCAGAACAACATCATTAGAACAATGAACACTGAGCTTCTCAGTGTCACTTCCAGCCAACACATTCAGAACTGATTAATTCATCAGTAAACAATTAAACCTGTTCCTGTAAACCCAACGCTAGCTAGTGACTTATCAAAGAGTCATTTCCTGGTTCATGGAAATATTTCGACCTCAAGGACAGTAAATAAAAGCAGATGTGATGTACAAAAGTATGTGTTTtcccttgttttctctctgtctctgtgtccgACCGACACTGGATTTTTTTGGCCGATGCCGATATGCAGGAGTAAAAAAATTCCAATATCGATATATTTGCCAAtattttatatctatatttatatatcacattttttttgcaatgatccctcaaatatcaaacacttgtgacaaagatatgcAATGGAGGCAGGATATATTACAGTTTAACGATAAAATAAATGATCCAAAATCATCaacatcagtgcactgaaagagtaaacttcactgggaatttaataattataaataactataagttaaaaaagacacaaatagaaTATAAGATTATATATTAAggtcaaatatacataaaatgctgcctatatgactttaaaaaataaaaaacatcagtgcATATCTGATAACATATACGCCGACATCAATATACAACAATATATCTGGGATAAGCCAATATCGTCTGAAAATATCAGCCAACAGATATATCGGTCGGGctccactctgtctctcttcttctatTTCCCTTTGGCTTCTCTAGTATGTCTAAAAATAGTGAGTGAATTTAATCCAGCTCGAGCAGAGGGTTCTGTGAGGTGACGACTATCACCACCAAATTGTCTCAAATACTGTCATCACACAGGAGGAACACAAGACAAAACTCTATTATCAATCCGTGTTCAGAAATAACTTTTTGTCTCACTGTTTAAAGCCTGTCAAGTAAAATAAttcaactgtaaaaataaaagatagaatTTATGTGAGTCTTTCAACACATTCAGGCGCTGTGTGTTCGTATAGACACAGTGGAACAAAACTGGAATTAATGATGAAGTGCGTCAGATTTCAAGACTTTTGTAGCAAATTTTGAGAAATCTgccaaagaaaatgaatgaataaaactaaaaaaatcagATGCTACTGTTTCAACAACTATGCTGACCAGGGTAGAGGGTCAGTCAGTAGAGGGTCAGTCTTATTGATTTCTGTCTATCTGCAATTGTTGCCTGTATATTTTGGAGCTTATTTAAAGATTTTACTGTTACTGGTTGAGGCTCTGCATGATTTGTCCCCTCTTTATTGATCAACCCTTGTAAATCCTTGTGATGCAAGATAACCTTTTAAATGTCAGTGGCAGGACTTTTCTGACTTAACTCTTCCTTTTCTTCCATCTACTTACCTTCCATCGGGATATCAGAGCTCCCATATCTGTAAATTACAGTAGTTTCCTCTTTGATTCCTTTGGTTCACTGTGAAACAGAAAGTCTCTGTTAAACGGGTAAACAAAGCACATAATTATTGCTGTTAAAGTTGCATAATTTATGCTGCTAATGTTTAACACCACATTTAAACCTTTCTATGACTTTTGCACTTACATCATCACAGGATTTAGCAAGCTGCCTATAGAATAACTGGGCACAGTGACGGCTATTGTTGTTGAGGATTTACTGAGAAAATCTTTGCAAAGGGCCCTTTATATAAATTCAGGAGTAACATAACATAAAGCTGTACAGTACTGACAGATAATCTACTGCGAAGTTGGACTTTGCTTAAAAGAGTCTGACATATGAGGTGGTTCACGTGGAATATCATGTGCTTTGTACGAGGCAAAAATCAACCTACTATGAGCGGCTCTAGTTTTATCTCACTGTATAAAAGGGCAACGTCTCACCGGTTACGactacagctgcaacgattaatcgattagttacAGAGTATTacattaatcgccaactattttgatgatcgattaatcattttgagccatttttttagaagaaaatttccacattctctgattccagcttcttaaaacagaatattttcttatttctttagtcctttaagatagcaaactgaatatctttgggttgtggactgtttgtcagGACAAAACTAGAgatttgggaaacaatgattgccattttatagacaaaaacactaatcaattaatcgtgaAAATAATCGACAGTTTAATCAATAGTGAAAGTAATCGTTAGGTGCTAGTTATGTCAACAACTAGGACTCTTAAACAGGATGTTATGCAGGACATGACTCAGTCATTTATACTGTGGCCTAAaggctgctgttgtgttgtctTTAGTGGGGAAGCCAGTAAGAAAAGTTCAGTGTTTATCATAATATGAGTgagccaaaaaacaaacaaacaaaaaaaaaactgtatgtcTTGCAAAACTTACTAGCAAAACGTTCATGTTCTAATTTTACTGGTTTGCACCCTTGGCAATAACACTTCCCCCCCCCAAGTAAATAACTTGAAGTCATGCTAAAATAATGACCTCGTAAAAATGTTTAGAAGTCAACATGTGTAATTTAAGAGAGTATATTAACTAAAATCCCTCGGGTTATAGTACCAGGGTGGTCACCAGACATAAATATTTGTAATGTTACAACATCAACTAGCTTTTGTCCTTAAGACTCTCCATTCATAACTTAAACGGTTTGCAGGTAAATAAGTCGGTTTCCTGTTTAGCATTGTCCTGTTACATGAGAACAATAATATAATTTCACCTTAGCAACTGGCTAACGTTAACTGCTCCATTACACTGGGCATTTCAAACCGCTGCTAGCAAGCTACAGTAACGTAATCTAACCATCATTATAACAGGTAGAGAGGCTATTCGCCTGAATTTAACTTCACAAATACCTTTTATgtgaattaaacaaaaatatagcTTACATGTTTGAACGCTGATGTTGTCAACTAGCTAGctacaacaataataacagacTAGTAACGTTACGGAGGTCCCCAGCAGGCATGCTGTCGGTTAGACTGGTCATCATTAATAGGACTTTAATTTAAATAAGTACTTACGTTAGGTGGTGTTTCTATGTTTCTGTTAGCGTGTCATTTAGTCACGTTAGCGCAGAAACAAGCAAACCGTAGACTTTAGCGCTCAGTTTTGCTCTGTGACCTAAACTGACATCTCTATTGCAAAGAGAGAGTTGGCGCGGCGTGTTGTCGACGTAACTGACGTAACCCGGGAGCAGAGGTTGGTGTGTTTCCCAGAGTCCTTTGCGTTGTAGTCTTTTTCTGCCCTTCGCTGTTTTGATATGCAGACTGCCCTCCGTTTACACAATGTTAGGAGCGTTTAGGCTCACGATGAAGACTGAATTCAATAACTACTTATGACTACTATCATATCAA
This genomic interval from Thunnus thynnus chromosome 14, fThuThy2.1, whole genome shotgun sequence contains the following:
- the lnpk gene encoding endoplasmic reticulum junction formation protein lunapark-B isoform X4, which gives rise to MGALISRWKTKPTTVEQLENLDKEIKELEEFRAKNQRLQKLWVGWLLFYSSVLYLLVSLIVYCLYLPEQWLERLAMALPFFIYPVLVWFIRKLLIFIFSKRTERNNDKLEDLKVAKKKILEEVMETETYKNAKLILERFDPEAKKKAELESTPVRPQMTPRPGQEIRQRGVAMRPMPMGTPAAMVMTPQRGAQTPLGPGGTPVAPGGPPERSALSASVLQGAVPRTPCSPIPGVGMHPPGPPLARPILPKDRGAVDRVVEYLVGDGPQNRYALICQQCFSHNGMALKEEFEYLAFRCAYCYFLNPARKTRPQAPRLPEFSYERRLRAESRSPGPTPRSGTDTEESTPPSGDEKEIGEEERPTKDIESEIQSEEPQPQQQQQQQKQEEEEEEEEEEEVVQEEEEEEQEKVESEQSHSAPCETESQPS
- the lnpk gene encoding endoplasmic reticulum junction formation protein lunapark-B isoform X2 gives rise to the protein MGALISRWKTKPTTVEQLENLDKEIKELEEFRAKNQRLQKLWVGWLLFYSSVLYLLVSLIVYCLYLPEQWLERLAMALPFFIYPVLVWFIRKLLIFIFSKRTERNNDKLEDLKVAKKKILEEVMETETYKNAKLILERFDPEAKKKAELESTPVRPQMTPRPGQEIRQRGVAMRPMPMGTPAAMVMTPQRGAQTPLGPGGTPVAPGGPPERSALSASVLQGAVPRTPCSPIPGVGMHPPGPPLARPILPKDRGAVDRVVEYLVGDGPQNRYALICQQCFSHNGMALKEEFEYLAFRCAYCYFLNPARKTRPQAPRLPEFSYERRLRAESRSPGPTPRSGTDTEESTPPSGAKAPAPWNMVHSFQIQHSPKNPQNRPLQSPDEKEIGEEERPTKDIESEIQSEEPQPQQQQQQQKQEEEEEEEEEEEVVQEEEEEEQEKVESEQSHSAPCETESQPS
- the lnpk gene encoding endoplasmic reticulum junction formation protein lunapark-B isoform X3 — translated: MGALISRWKTKPTTVEQLENLDKEIKELEEFRAKNQRLQKLWVGWLLFYSSVLYLLVSLIVYCLYLPEQWLERLAMALPFFIYPVLVWFIRKLLIFIFSKRTERNNDKLEDLKVAKKKILEEVMETETYKNAKLILERFDPEAKKKAELESTPVRPQMTPRPGQEIRQRGVAMRPMPMGTPAAMVMTPQRGAQTPLGPGGTPVEPVPLSAPGGPPERSALSASVLQGAVPRTPCSPIPGVGMHPPGPPLARPILPKDRGAVDRVVEYLVGDGPQNRYALICQQCFSHNGMALKEEFEYLAFRCAYCYFLNPARKTRPQAPRLPEFSYERRLRAESRSPGPTPRSGTDTEESTPPSGDEKEIGEEERPTKDIESEIQSEEPQPQQQQQQQKQEEEEEEEEEEEVVQEEEEEEQEKVESEQSHSAPCETESQPS
- the lnpk gene encoding endoplasmic reticulum junction formation protein lunapark-B isoform X1; its protein translation is MGALISRWKTKPTTVEQLENLDKEIKELEEFRAKNQRLQKLWVGWLLFYSSVLYLLVSLIVYCLYLPEQWLERLAMALPFFIYPVLVWFIRKLLIFIFSKRTERNNDKLEDLKVAKKKILEEVMETETYKNAKLILERFDPEAKKKAELESTPVRPQMTPRPGQEIRQRGVAMRPMPMGTPAAMVMTPQRGAQTPLGPGGTPVEPVPLSAPGGPPERSALSASVLQGAVPRTPCSPIPGVGMHPPGPPLARPILPKDRGAVDRVVEYLVGDGPQNRYALICQQCFSHNGMALKEEFEYLAFRCAYCYFLNPARKTRPQAPRLPEFSYERRLRAESRSPGPTPRSGTDTEESTPPSGAKAPAPWNMVHSFQIQHSPKNPQNRPLQSPDEKEIGEEERPTKDIESEIQSEEPQPQQQQQQQKQEEEEEEEEEEEVVQEEEEEEQEKVESEQSHSAPCETESQPS